From Phragmites australis chromosome 5, lpPhrAust1.1, whole genome shotgun sequence, a single genomic window includes:
- the LOC133919126 gene encoding uncharacterized protein LOC133919126, translated as MDNNSLLAAWPVVGPGIAGAVFGAGWWFWVDAVVCSAAAVPFLHYLPGFFASFAALMFNCVNREDIGDSYYSPYDNSEWRVKLWLFISYMVSFVSLAGSVGFLVQDALTDTGPSAWTGTAGVLQCVFVLVSGLIYWTCHSED; from the exons ATGGACAACAACAGCCTATTGGCAGCGTGGCCGGTCGTGGGCCCTGGCATCGCCGGCGCCGTCTTCGGAGCCGGGTGGTGGTTCTGGGTCGACGCCGTCGTctgcagcgccgccgccgtcccgtTCCTCCACTACCTACCCG GGTTCTTCGCCTCGTTCGCGGCGCTCATGTTCAACTGCGTGAATCGGGAGGACATCGGCGACAGTTACTACTCGCCCTACGACAACTCCGAGTGGAG GGTGAAACTCTGGCTTTTTATTTCATATATGGTGTCTTTTGTCTCATTGGCTGGGTCAGTTGGTTTTTTGGTTCAAGACGCACTTACAGATACAGGACCGTCTGCATGGACTGGGACTGCTGGTGTCCTACAATGCGTCTTTGTGTTAGTGAG TGGGTTGATCTACTGGACATGTCACTCTGAAGATTGA